A single window of Qipengyuania sediminis DNA harbors:
- a CDS encoding GNAT family N-acetyltransferase, with protein sequence MFHRTERLLLRPPWPEDWRAVLDAIADEEIVRNLARVPWPYDEAAARSFVARSQDARLPHFLVVESASGRVIGSAGLGEHEGEPELGYWLARGAWGRGYAAEAARGVVEVAKLLGHRRLVAGHFADNPRSAMVLRKAGFRPTGQIGSRYSLARGESVPSVEYALELADAECLPPLAA encoded by the coding sequence ATGTTCCATCGTACGGAGCGCTTGCTGTTGAGGCCCCCCTGGCCCGAGGATTGGCGTGCCGTCCTGGATGCGATTGCGGACGAGGAGATCGTGCGCAATCTAGCCCGCGTGCCCTGGCCTTACGATGAGGCTGCTGCGCGCTCCTTCGTCGCCCGCTCCCAGGACGCGCGCCTGCCACATTTCCTCGTCGTCGAATCGGCGAGCGGGCGCGTGATCGGTTCCGCTGGCCTGGGTGAGCATGAGGGTGAGCCCGAACTCGGTTATTGGCTGGCCCGAGGCGCGTGGGGCCGGGGCTATGCTGCCGAAGCGGCGCGGGGCGTGGTCGAAGTTGCCAAGCTGCTCGGGCATCGGCGGCTGGTCGCCGGTCACTTCGCCGACAATCCCCGCTCAGCCATGGTGCTTCGCAAGGCGGGCTTCCGCCCCACCGGCCAAATCGGCAGCCGCTACAGCTTGGCGCGGGGTGAAAGCGTGCCCTCGGTCGAGTATGCTCTCGAACTTGCAGACGCTGAATGCCTACCGCCGCTTGCGGCGTGA
- a CDS encoding TetR/AcrR family transcriptional regulator translates to MTGSRRRLPPGESRLVALEAARLLLIEAGPQAVTLKAVAARIGRTHANLLHHFGSAAGLQRDLAVHLAQTVCATIAEAVRASRAGLGSPREVVDLAFDAFDKEGAGALASWMILTGNEDALTPIVETIHSLVDEIAAEEAGHLGGKAVHENTLALVLMAMGDALIGKALARSLGLSDTVARDKAQAMLERALAGV, encoded by the coding sequence ATGACGGGATCACGCCGCCGCCTGCCGCCCGGAGAATCGCGCCTCGTCGCGCTCGAGGCCGCTCGTTTGCTGCTCATCGAAGCGGGGCCTCAGGCCGTGACGCTGAAAGCGGTGGCGGCGCGGATCGGGCGTACCCATGCCAATCTGCTACACCATTTCGGCTCCGCCGCCGGGCTGCAGCGCGATCTCGCCGTGCACCTCGCGCAGACCGTCTGCGCCACAATCGCCGAAGCGGTGCGCGCCAGCCGGGCCGGGCTGGGCTCCCCCCGGGAAGTCGTCGATCTCGCCTTCGATGCCTTCGACAAGGAAGGGGCGGGCGCGCTCGCGAGCTGGATGATCCTCACGGGCAACGAGGATGCGCTGACCCCCATCGTCGAAACCATCCACAGTCTCGTTGATGAGATCGCCGCGGAAGAAGCCGGTCACCTGGGCGGCAAGGCCGTGCATGAAAACACGCTCGCGCTGGTCCTAATGGCGATGGGGGACGCGCTGATCGGCAAGGCGCTCGCGCGCTCGCTCGGCCTCAGCGACACGGTCGCGCGCGATAAGGCGCAGGCTATGCTCGAGCGCGCGCTCGCCGGCGTCTAG
- a CDS encoding metal-dependent hydrolase, with amino-acid sequence MNAPARFTRQSTRAAPTPDDLTITIRDERFNRGSSARRWWAGEPFGTAWHNALSATFPRGEAFFIESVKAHRDGADPRLEAEIRAFVRQEINHTREHVAFNRLAQAHGYHIEAIDRRVEEMLALTKGRPVILNLAATMALEHYTAMMAAEFLGNPEHFTQADPDVRRMWEWHAVEEIEHKGVAFDTWNHATRGWSGWKRWKVRSLMMLVVTARFFANRWRDTIELLAQDGITGWRARWGLFAYLAWKPGIVRRIIPAWIAYFKPGFHPWDHDDRALIGKYEGEFSDALLKA; translated from the coding sequence ATGAACGCCCCCGCCCGTTTTACCCGACAGAGCACGCGCGCCGCGCCGACGCCGGATGATCTCACCATCACCATCCGCGACGAGCGCTTCAACCGCGGCAGCTCCGCGAGACGCTGGTGGGCGGGCGAGCCCTTCGGCACCGCCTGGCACAACGCGCTTTCCGCTACCTTTCCGCGCGGCGAGGCTTTCTTCATCGAATCAGTGAAGGCACACCGCGACGGCGCCGACCCGCGGCTCGAGGCGGAGATCCGCGCTTTTGTGCGGCAGGAGATCAACCACACCCGCGAACACGTCGCCTTCAACCGTCTCGCCCAAGCGCATGGTTATCACATCGAAGCGATCGACCGGCGGGTGGAGGAAATGCTGGCGCTGACCAAGGGGCGGCCGGTCATCCTCAATCTCGCCGCAACCATGGCATTAGAGCACTATACCGCGATGATGGCGGCCGAATTCCTTGGCAATCCCGAGCATTTCACCCAGGCCGACCCGGATGTCCGGCGCATGTGGGAATGGCATGCGGTCGAAGAGATCGAGCACAAAGGGGTCGCTTTCGACACCTGGAACCACGCCACCCGCGGTTGGAGCGGCTGGAAACGATGGAAGGTGCGCAGCCTGATGATGCTGGTCGTCACGGCGCGCTTCTTCGCCAATCGCTGGCGCGACACCATCGAGCTGCTCGCGCAGGACGGCATCACCGGCTGGCGCGCGCGCTGGGGCCTCTTTGCCTACCTCGCTTGGAAGCCGGGAATCGTGCGGCGGATCATCCCTGCCTGGATCGCCTACTTCAAGCCCGGCTTTCACCCATGGGACCACGATGACCGCGCCTTGATCGGCAAATACGAAGGCGAGTTTTCGGACGCGTTGCTGAAGGCTTGA
- a CDS encoding YgfZ/GcvT domain-containing protein translates to MLPAHLAARAVVRLSPLEENEDVAGFLQGLVTNDVTGPLPIYAGLLSAQGKTLFDLLVWSEGRDLLLDCEASIAEELVRRLSLYRLRRKIGIGVDTGLAVYWSPKEAAGAAADPRLAALGWRWLGPVASAPPPADEAWLAHRLAQGVAEGRSELGEVLWLETNAAELNGVCFAKGCYVGQENTARMNWRQKVNRRLVVVPLAASDPKRQKVAYAELGFAVDHLRTEDIAPEWRRDWMNLV, encoded by the coding sequence ATGCTCCCAGCCCATCTCGCCGCGCGGGCGGTGGTCCGCCTGTCGCCGTTGGAGGAGAACGAGGACGTCGCCGGTTTCCTGCAGGGCCTCGTCACAAATGATGTGACCGGCCCCCTCCCCATCTATGCCGGACTGCTGAGCGCGCAGGGCAAGACCCTGTTCGACTTGCTCGTATGGAGCGAGGGACGTGATCTGCTGCTCGACTGCGAAGCCTCTATCGCGGAGGAACTCGTGCGCAGGCTATCCCTCTACCGGTTGCGGCGTAAGATCGGGATCGGCGTGGATACCGGGTTGGCGGTCTATTGGTCGCCGAAAGAAGCGGCCGGCGCCGCCGCCGATCCGCGGCTCGCGGCATTGGGTTGGCGCTGGCTGGGCCCTGTCGCTTCCGCGCCGCCGCCAGCCGATGAGGCCTGGCTTGCCCACCGACTGGCGCAAGGCGTCGCCGAAGGACGGTCGGAGCTCGGCGAGGTGCTGTGGCTTGAAACCAATGCGGCCGAACTGAACGGGGTGTGCTTCGCCAAGGGCTGCTATGTCGGGCAGGAAAACACCGCGCGGATGAACTGGCGTCAGAAGGTGAATCGCCGCCTGGTGGTCGTCCCGCTCGCCGCCTCCGACCCCAAGCGACAGAAGGTGGCATATGCGGAGCTTGGCTTCGCGGTCGATCACCTGCGCACCGAGGATATCGCACCCGAATGGCGACGTGACTGGATGAACCTCGTCTAG
- a CDS encoding glycine zipper 2TM domain-containing protein gives MAAHYLRNLTLALAAGGLTIAAPAAAYSGQHAASAYTQASYGYGDDDDDYKDRKGWKRYEREERRRARYASRQYGYAEPVYRDTRVWRGEDGRTYCRKSDGTTGLLIGGAAGALLGRELSGRRGDRTLGAILGAAGGALLGKSLDSKVRCN, from the coding sequence ATGGCTGCACATTACCTCCGCAATCTGACCCTGGCGCTTGCCGCAGGCGGGCTCACCATCGCGGCGCCTGCCGCCGCCTATTCTGGGCAACATGCCGCATCGGCCTACACCCAGGCCTCCTATGGCTATGGCGATGATGACGACGATTACAAAGATCGAAAGGGTTGGAAGCGCTATGAGCGCGAAGAACGCCGCCGGGCGCGCTACGCCAGTCGCCAGTACGGCTATGCCGAACCGGTCTATCGCGACACTCGCGTTTGGCGCGGCGAAGACGGCCGCACCTATTGCCGCAAGTCTGATGGCACGACCGGGCTGCTGATCGGCGGCGCCGCCGGGGCGCTGCTCGGCCGCGAACTTTCTGGGCGGCGGGGCGACCGGACTCTTGGCGCTATTCTAGGCGCCGCGGGCGGGGCGCTGCTTGGCAAGTCGCTCGATTCCAAGGTGCGCTGCAATTGA
- the rplU gene encoding 50S ribosomal protein L21, with protein MFAVVRTGGKQYRVAAGDKIAVEKLAGEAGDRVELGDVLLAGSGDALEDAGKVVVAAEIIAQAKSEKVVVFKKRRRHNYRRKNGHRQQMTLLRILSVGDSRAPANDARASKAPVAVEADTEAPVAAPAAEPVAASPAEGAPATAKKSAPKKSAPKKAAATGEKGSTMGEPTNDTPATEPGEQN; from the coding sequence ATGTTCGCAGTAGTGCGCACGGGCGGCAAGCAATACCGGGTTGCCGCCGGAGACAAGATCGCGGTCGAAAAGCTCGCGGGCGAGGCCGGGGACCGGGTTGAGCTCGGCGACGTGCTGCTGGCAGGCAGTGGCGACGCGCTCGAGGATGCGGGCAAGGTCGTCGTCGCCGCCGAGATCATCGCGCAGGCGAAAAGCGAAAAGGTCGTCGTCTTCAAGAAGCGCCGCCGGCACAATTATCGCCGCAAGAACGGCCATCGCCAGCAGATGACGCTGCTGCGCATTCTGTCAGTCGGCGATTCTCGTGCGCCGGCGAACGACGCGCGCGCTTCCAAGGCGCCGGTTGCGGTCGAAGCCGACACCGAGGCACCCGTGGCGGCACCGGCCGCCGAGCCGGTCGCCGCTTCGCCTGCGGAGGGCGCGCCGGCCACGGCGAAGAAGTCCGCCCCCAAGAAGTCCGCTCCCAAGAAAGCGGCCGCAACGGGTGAAAAGGGTTCGACGATGGGCGAGCCGACCAACGACACCCCGGCCACCGAGCCGGGCGAGCAGAACTAA
- the astD gene encoding succinylglutamate-semialdehyde dehydrogenase: MADHIISHEPATGAELWRGRIGDVGEAVERARAAAPAWAREPHTRRIELVRRFANQVRKQAEPFAELIARETGKPLWEARTEVDAVIAKVEISVKAYSERTGAKKLDSALQGHAGLRHKPHGVMAVLGPYNFPAHLPNGHIVPALIAGNAVVFKPSEKTPAVGHFLVQCFHAARIPADVIQCVTGGPREGKALVEHPGIDGVLFTGSARAGIAINRRLADNPGKIVALEMGGNNPLVVADTPLVDDAAALIVQSAFTTAGQRCTAARRLIVVDAMYDRLIPALTTLTKRLIVGEPFADPQPFMGPVIDNATADLLTESHEVLVSRGGKPIVPIIRLQPDRPFLSPALLDTTDLAERPDIELFGPLLQVIRVADLEQAITVANDTRYGLSAALIGGSPEEYDRFWAEIRAGIINWNRPTTGASSAAPFGGIGLSGNHRPAAYYAADYCAYPVASNAVEQPRSTLGIGLSDAEVAPPPGWRKTVRDT; the protein is encoded by the coding sequence TTGGCCGACCACATCATTTCGCATGAACCGGCTACAGGTGCGGAGCTGTGGCGTGGAAGGATCGGCGATGTCGGCGAGGCGGTCGAGCGCGCCCGGGCCGCCGCCCCGGCCTGGGCGCGCGAACCGCACACGCGCAGGATCGAACTCGTCCGCCGCTTCGCCAACCAGGTCCGGAAACAGGCCGAACCATTTGCCGAACTGATCGCGCGGGAAACGGGCAAACCCCTTTGGGAAGCACGCACCGAAGTCGATGCGGTAATCGCCAAGGTCGAGATATCGGTAAAGGCCTATTCCGAGCGGACGGGCGCGAAGAAACTCGATAGCGCGCTCCAGGGGCACGCCGGTCTGCGCCACAAGCCGCATGGCGTAATGGCCGTACTGGGTCCCTACAACTTTCCCGCGCACCTTCCGAACGGGCATATCGTGCCGGCGCTGATCGCCGGCAATGCGGTCGTCTTCAAGCCAAGCGAAAAGACCCCCGCCGTCGGGCATTTCCTGGTCCAATGCTTTCATGCGGCCCGCATCCCGGCCGACGTGATTCAGTGCGTGACGGGCGGGCCGCGTGAAGGGAAGGCGCTGGTCGAGCATCCCGGCATCGACGGCGTGCTGTTCACCGGTTCCGCGCGCGCAGGGATCGCGATCAACCGCCGCCTCGCAGACAATCCGGGCAAGATCGTCGCACTGGAGATGGGTGGCAACAATCCGCTGGTGGTGGCTGACACGCCGCTGGTGGACGATGCGGCGGCATTGATCGTGCAGTCCGCCTTCACCACGGCGGGCCAGCGCTGCACCGCTGCGCGGCGCCTGATCGTGGTCGATGCCATGTACGACCGGCTGATCCCGGCGCTTACGACCCTCACCAAGCGGCTTATCGTGGGCGAGCCCTTTGCCGATCCGCAGCCCTTCATGGGTCCGGTCATCGACAATGCGACTGCCGATCTGCTGACCGAAAGTCACGAGGTGCTGGTCTCTCGCGGAGGCAAGCCGATCGTCCCGATCATACGGCTGCAGCCTGATCGCCCCTTCCTGTCCCCCGCCTTGCTCGACACCACCGATCTTGCCGAGCGCCCCGATATCGAGCTCTTCGGCCCGCTGCTGCAGGTCATTCGCGTCGCCGATCTGGAGCAAGCGATCACTGTGGCAAACGACACGCGTTACGGCTTGTCGGCAGCGCTTATCGGCGGGAGCCCCGAGGAATACGACCGCTTCTGGGCAGAGATCCGCGCCGGTATCATCAATTGGAACCGGCCGACCACCGGGGCTTCCTCCGCCGCGCCTTTCGGCGGCATCGGCCTGTCGGGCAATCACCGCCCGGCGGCCTATTATGCCGCGGACTATTGTGCCTATCCGGTCGCCTCCAACGCGGTCGAACAGCCGCGTAGCACGCTCGGGATCGGGCTATCGGATGCCGAAGTCGCGCCCCCCCCAGGATGGCGAAAGACGGTGCGCGACACATAG
- a CDS encoding Rossmann fold domain-containing protein, which translates to MRRVDIAALPDAPLAASAMVHADWLPLIESALREGADVMVSLPPADHAHREWRGALAAMLARAHTPRRCNVVAGEGAVLKAFEAYLAAAPGITGQYLEGDALGAGDTPGG; encoded by the coding sequence GTGAGACGGGTCGATATCGCCGCCTTGCCGGACGCACCGCTCGCCGCTTCGGCCATGGTGCACGCGGACTGGCTTCCCCTCATCGAGAGCGCGCTTCGCGAAGGCGCCGATGTGATGGTATCCTTGCCCCCCGCCGACCACGCGCATCGCGAATGGCGCGGCGCGCTCGCCGCCATGCTCGCCCGCGCGCATACTCCCCGGCGATGCAATGTCGTGGCGGGGGAGGGGGCGGTGCTGAAAGCTTTCGAGGCCTATCTCGCCGCAGCCCCCGGGATCACCGGTCAGTATCTTGAAGGCGACGCATTGGGCGCGGGCGACACGCCGGGCGGCTAA
- a CDS encoding protein adenylyltransferase SelO family protein, protein MRDEPQASTRADTPILALAEWLGDPVDPAPFPETRLRFRNDRWADAMGIGDLGDAEWLRHFGRFEPLPGNLPKPLALRYHGHQFRVYNPELGDGRGFLFAQLRASDGRLLDLGTKGSGQTPWSRAGDGRLTLKGAVREILATEMLEALGVDTSKTFSVIETGEALIRGDEPSPTRSGVLTRLSHGHIRIGSFQRLAAQGENDHLAMLVDYCLTQFPGNPPPEDAPARNEPAVRLLHQVVERLADLAASWMAAGFVHGVLNTDNMNISGESFDYGPWRFLPVWDPGFTAAYFDHGGLYAFARQPEALHWNCSQLAVALRPLAEAPPLIAALERFGPLYTAAVGRRWCWRLGLATRGAEADGAVVAACEQMLTATKDQPDAFFFAHRGGRGAHGALAKSLAGHEAIPPHHSYWNDPGPQTMLIEEVEAIWAAIAEHDDWHPLEAKIAALRRMGEAHGPPPTPAGHAPRV, encoded by the coding sequence ATGCGCGACGAACCGCAAGCCAGCACGCGCGCCGATACGCCCATCCTGGCATTGGCGGAGTGGCTGGGCGACCCCGTCGACCCCGCCCCCTTTCCCGAGACGCGCCTGCGCTTCCGCAACGACCGCTGGGCAGATGCCATGGGGATCGGTGATCTGGGCGATGCCGAGTGGCTAAGGCACTTCGGACGTTTCGAACCGCTGCCCGGCAATCTGCCGAAGCCGCTCGCCTTGAGGTATCACGGCCATCAGTTCCGCGTGTACAATCCGGAACTCGGCGACGGACGCGGGTTCCTGTTCGCGCAGCTTCGCGCGAGTGACGGACGCCTGCTCGATCTCGGCACCAAGGGTTCGGGCCAAACGCCGTGGAGCCGCGCGGGAGATGGGCGGCTGACGCTGAAGGGCGCGGTCCGCGAGATCCTCGCGACCGAGATGCTCGAAGCCTTGGGCGTCGATACCAGTAAGACCTTCAGCGTCATCGAAACGGGGGAGGCGCTGATCCGCGGCGACGAACCTAGCCCGACCCGATCGGGGGTGCTGACCCGGCTCAGCCATGGGCATATCCGCATCGGCAGCTTTCAACGGCTCGCAGCGCAGGGTGAAAACGATCACCTCGCGATGCTCGTCGACTATTGCCTGACGCAATTCCCCGGCAACCCGCCCCCCGAGGATGCACCGGCAAGGAATGAACCGGCCGTTCGCTTGCTGCACCAGGTGGTAGAGCGCCTGGCCGACCTTGCCGCGAGCTGGATGGCCGCGGGCTTCGTCCATGGCGTCCTCAACACCGACAACATGAATATCAGCGGTGAAAGCTTTGATTACGGACCTTGGCGCTTCCTGCCGGTTTGGGACCCGGGTTTCACCGCCGCCTATTTCGATCATGGCGGGCTCTATGCCTTTGCCCGCCAACCCGAAGCGCTGCATTGGAACTGCAGCCAGCTGGCAGTCGCACTCAGGCCCCTGGCGGAGGCACCGCCGCTGATCGCCGCGCTCGAGCGTTTCGGACCACTTTATACCGCTGCGGTGGGGCGGCGCTGGTGCTGGCGGCTCGGCCTTGCCACCCGCGGGGCGGAGGCGGACGGCGCGGTGGTCGCCGCATGCGAACAGATGCTGACCGCGACGAAGGATCAGCCGGACGCGTTCTTTTTTGCGCACCGGGGCGGGCGCGGGGCCCATGGTGCGCTCGCCAAATCCTTGGCAGGCCATGAGGCGATCCCTCCCCACCACTCCTATTGGAACGATCCCGGACCGCAGACGATGCTGATCGAAGAGGTAGAAGCCATCTGGGCCGCGATCGCCGAGCATGACGATTGGCATCCGCTCGAAGCGAAGATCGCCGCGCTCCGCCGCATGGGCGAAGCTCACGGCCCGCCCCCCACCCCGGCGGGTCACGCGCCGCGGGTTTGA
- the pyrC gene encoding dihydroorotase, with protein sequence MTAPLTLTIRRPDDLHLHFRDGETMRAVVPWTVRQFARAIVMPNLAPPVTTSALAAAYRARIMACVPEGADFTPLMTCYLTDNSDPADIAAGFGDGVLTAAKLYPAGATTNSASGVTRIEAIMPVLERMAAIGMPLCVHGEVTDPEVDIFDREAVFIECILAPLLHRLPELRVIFEHATTADAVQFVESAGENVAATITPQHLRINRNDMLVGGIRPHLYCLPVAKRERHRLALRRAATSGSHKFFLGTDSAPHHRHTKETACGCAGIFNAPFALESYVAVFEAEGALDRFEGFASEHGANFYRMPLNAGTITLERRPIAVPDEVVGGEAAIVPFHAGDTLSWRVASGE encoded by the coding sequence ATGACCGCGCCGCTCACGCTGACCATTCGCCGCCCCGACGATCTGCATCTGCATTTCCGCGACGGCGAGACGATGCGCGCGGTCGTGCCGTGGACCGTGCGGCAATTCGCCCGCGCGATCGTGATGCCGAACCTGGCGCCGCCGGTGACCACGAGCGCCCTGGCCGCCGCCTATCGCGCCCGGATCATGGCCTGCGTCCCGGAGGGCGCGGATTTCACTCCGCTGATGACCTGCTATCTCACCGACAACAGCGACCCCGCGGACATCGCCGCCGGCTTCGGGGACGGAGTTTTGACCGCTGCCAAGCTCTATCCGGCGGGCGCCACCACCAATTCGGCGAGCGGGGTGACGCGGATCGAAGCGATCATGCCGGTGCTCGAACGCATGGCGGCAATCGGCATGCCGCTTTGTGTCCACGGTGAGGTGACCGATCCCGAAGTCGACATCTTCGACCGCGAAGCGGTGTTCATCGAGTGCATTCTCGCGCCCCTCCTACACCGTCTGCCGGAGCTGCGCGTGATCTTCGAACACGCGACGACGGCGGATGCGGTTCAATTCGTCGAAAGCGCGGGCGAAAATGTTGCGGCAACGATTACGCCCCAGCATCTCCGCATCAATCGCAACGACATGCTGGTAGGCGGGATCAGGCCGCATCTCTATTGCCTGCCCGTCGCGAAGCGCGAGAGGCATCGGCTGGCGTTGCGCCGCGCCGCGACGTCGGGCAGCCACAAATTCTTTCTCGGTACCGACAGCGCCCCGCACCATCGGCATACGAAGGAGACCGCTTGCGGCTGTGCGGGGATCTTCAACGCCCCCTTCGCTCTCGAAAGCTATGTCGCGGTGTTCGAGGCGGAAGGCGCGCTCGATCGTTTCGAAGGTTTCGCCAGCGAGCACGGCGCTAATTTCTATCGAATGCCTCTGAATGCGGGGACAATCACGCTCGAACGCCGCCCAATCGCCGTGCCCGACGAGGTCGTGGGCGGGGAGGCCGCGATCGTGCCGTTCCATGCCGGCGACACTCTCAGCTGGCGCGTCGCGAGCGGCGAATAA
- a CDS encoding class I SAM-dependent methyltransferase, translating into MANLVVEPQLMIGEGWDDYRLLDSGGGRKFESYGPYRFIRPEAQAMWQPRLTSWEAHGEFVPGSDDDGGGRWQFARQIAADGWALRWNDVRFSAQCTPFRHLGFFPDMAPVWGWMLERLGDASNAETLNLFGYTGVGTLSLARKGRVTHVDASKKSVAQARANALLSGFGDAPIRWLVDDAAKFAAREVRRGRRYDGIILDPPKFGRGPEGEVWRLEEGLPGLINECRRLIDEKSRFLFLTVYAVRMSSLALAGLLHEALAGLPGTVEHGDLAIREESGHRLLPTAIFARWSNDG; encoded by the coding sequence ATGGCAAATCTCGTCGTCGAACCGCAACTGATGATCGGCGAGGGCTGGGACGACTACCGCCTGCTCGACAGTGGAGGAGGCCGCAAGTTCGAAAGCTATGGCCCTTACCGCTTCATCCGCCCCGAAGCGCAGGCGATGTGGCAACCCCGCCTCACCTCCTGGGAGGCCCATGGCGAATTCGTGCCCGGCAGCGATGATGATGGCGGCGGCCGCTGGCAATTCGCGCGCCAAATCGCCGCCGATGGATGGGCGCTGAGGTGGAACGACGTGCGCTTCAGTGCGCAATGCACGCCTTTCCGCCACCTCGGCTTCTTTCCCGATATGGCCCCGGTATGGGGCTGGATGCTCGAGCGGCTCGGCGATGCCAGCAACGCCGAAACGCTCAACCTCTTTGGCTATACCGGTGTGGGCACGCTCTCGCTGGCGCGAAAGGGACGCGTCACTCATGTCGATGCGAGCAAGAAATCGGTCGCGCAGGCACGCGCGAATGCTCTGCTATCTGGTTTTGGCGACGCTCCGATCCGATGGCTCGTGGACGACGCCGCGAAGTTCGCCGCGCGCGAGGTGCGGCGGGGGCGACGCTATGACGGAATCATTCTCGATCCCCCCAAGTTCGGACGAGGGCCGGAGGGGGAGGTGTGGCGGCTCGAGGAAGGCTTGCCAGGGCTTATCAATGAGTGCCGGCGTCTGATCGACGAGAAAAGCCGGTTCCTGTTTCTCACGGTCTATGCGGTTCGCATGAGCAGCCTTGCGCTCGCCGGGCTGCTGCATGAAGCGTTGGCCGGGCTTCCCGGCACCGTCGAGCATGGCGATCTGGCGATTCGTGAAGAGAGCGGGCATCGCCTTCTCCCCACCGCCATCTTCGCGCGCTGGAGCAATGACGGCTAG
- the rpmA gene encoding 50S ribosomal protein L27, producing MAHKKAGGSSRNGRDSAGRRLGVKKFGSQDVVAGNIIVRQRGTKFYPGSNVGMGKDHTLFALTDGVVRFHKGKLGRKFVSVDLMAEAAE from the coding sequence ATGGCACATAAGAAAGCAGGCGGCTCCTCGCGCAACGGTCGCGATTCGGCCGGCCGCCGCCTCGGCGTGAAGAAGTTCGGCAGCCAGGATGTGGTCGCCGGCAACATTATCGTGCGCCAGCGCGGCACCAAGTTCTACCCGGGCAGCAATGTCGGCATGGGCAAGGACCATACGCTGTTCGCGCTGACCGACGGCGTCGTCCGCTTTCATAAGGGCAAGCTGGGGCGAAAGTTCGTCTCGGTCGACCTTATGGCCGAAGCCGCCGAATAA
- the rarD gene encoding EamA family transporter RarD, with the protein MPAEDPAPRKSGLLPALGAYLIWGFLPLYLLLVKSVPAFEFVAWRVIWTLPICLVIVAIRRQGAELRKAMADRKALALLALSSMLIAINWLVYVWAIQSGEVYAASLGYYINPLINVLLGTVFLGERLSRLQWLAVAIAALGVALLAAGALTALGISLTLALSFGTYGLVRKQVAVGSLPGLTIESAILLFPSAALAAWYAVTYGSSFFVSPALSAAIVLGGLVTAIPLLMFAIAARRMPYSTLGFFQFLAPSIVFVLGLTVFAQPLAPVKAASFACIWVAAGVFVWDLIRRSRRAS; encoded by the coding sequence ATGCCTGCCGAAGACCCCGCCCCGCGCAAGAGCGGGCTGCTGCCGGCCCTCGGGGCCTATCTCATCTGGGGCTTCCTGCCGCTTTATCTGCTGCTCGTGAAAAGCGTGCCAGCGTTCGAATTCGTCGCCTGGCGCGTGATCTGGACCCTGCCCATCTGCCTCGTCATCGTCGCCATCCGCCGTCAGGGGGCGGAGTTGCGAAAGGCTATGGCAGACCGCAAGGCGCTCGCCCTGCTCGCCCTCAGCAGCATGCTGATTGCGATCAATTGGCTGGTCTATGTCTGGGCGATCCAGAGCGGCGAGGTCTATGCCGCCAGTCTCGGCTATTACATCAATCCGCTGATCAATGTGCTGCTCGGAACCGTCTTCCTCGGCGAGCGGCTGAGCCGGTTGCAATGGCTTGCGGTGGCGATCGCCGCGCTCGGAGTTGCTCTCCTCGCCGCGGGCGCGCTGACTGCTCTCGGCATCAGCCTGACACTGGCGCTGAGCTTCGGGACCTATGGCCTGGTGCGCAAACAGGTCGCGGTGGGATCGCTGCCCGGGCTCACGATCGAATCGGCGATCCTGCTGTTTCCCTCCGCGGCGCTCGCGGCGTGGTACGCGGTCACCTACGGTTCGTCGTTCTTCGTCTCGCCCGCACTCAGCGCGGCGATCGTGCTGGGGGGCCTCGTCACTGCAATCCCGCTGCTGATGTTCGCGATCGCGGCGCGGCGTATGCCCTATTCGACCCTTGGCTTCTTTCAGTTCCTCGCGCCAAGCATCGTCTTCGTGCTCGGGCTGACCGTCTTCGCGCAGCCGCTCGCGCCGGTGAAGGCGGCGAGCTTCGCCTGTATCTGGGTCGCGGCGGGGGTCTTCGTGTGGGACCTTATTCGCCGCTCGCGACGCGCCAGCTGA
- a CDS encoding dihydroneopterin aldolase, whose product MDDSLHLEVADFEHEVLTGIYSEETGKPQPLRFTIRARLKPLPRYAPDTTLDASKNYMDLKFAASDALPRGVHFKLIEAVADHICETLFLQDPRVEAVTVRIVKLAIAEQGEAIGITLHRERRA is encoded by the coding sequence ATGGACGATTCGCTGCATCTGGAAGTCGCCGATTTTGAGCACGAGGTGCTGACGGGCATCTATTCGGAGGAGACCGGCAAGCCGCAGCCGCTCCGCTTCACCATCCGCGCGCGTCTTAAGCCACTGCCGCGCTACGCGCCCGATACCACGCTCGATGCGTCGAAGAATTACATGGACCTGAAGTTCGCCGCGTCCGATGCGCTGCCCCGGGGCGTGCACTTCAAGCTGATCGAGGCGGTGGCGGATCACATCTGCGAAACGCTGTTCCTGCAGGATCCCCGCGTGGAGGCGGTGACGGTCCGCATCGTCAAACTGGCCATCGCCGAGCAAGGGGAGGCGATCGGCATAACGCTTCATCGCGAACGCCGCGCGTGA